One window from the genome of Myripristis murdjan chromosome 6, fMyrMur1.1, whole genome shotgun sequence encodes:
- the LOC115360693 gene encoding zona pellucida sperm-binding protein 3-like encodes MVMKWTALCLVAVAILGGICDAQLGGFYRGPDKVSKAYPKPAPQPPVRQEPKVPHQPSQSKQTFETPLTWTYPEDPRPEPQPEVPFELRYPVPAVTVAVECREKDAHVEVKKDMFGIGQLINAADLTLGTCGAVGEDNAAQVLIYEAELQDCGSTLMMTEEALIYSFMLNYNPQPVGSVPVVRTSSAAVIVECHYPRKHNVSSLPLDPLWIPFSATKVAEELLYFTLKLMTDDWQYERPVNQYFLGDMINIEAVVKQYFHVPLRVYVDSCVATLSHDINSNPRYKFIENYGCLVDAKITGSASKFMPRTAENKLQFQLEAFRFQGANSGMLYITCHLKASSAAYTIDSEHRACSFINGWKEASGADGACGSCDSGAYGSSGSVAAEIGASSSTGVWPGFGSGTGTGTGISLSNPGRKSRDVSQVQTLEWEGDVTLGPIPIGERVIA; translated from the exons ATGGTGATGAAGTGGACTGCGTTGTGCCTTGTGGCAGTGGCCATACTTGGCGGTATCTGTGATGCTCAGTTAGGTGGTTTCTACAGGGGACCTGATAAAGTATCTAAAGCCTACCCGAAGCCAGCACCGCAACCACCTGTAAGACAGGAGCCCAAGGTGCCTCACCAGCCCTCCCAGTCCAAGCAGACATTTGAGACACCACTCACCTGGACTTACCCTGAAGATCCCAGGCCTGAGCCTCAACCTGAGGTGCCATTTGAACTGAGGTATCCTGTCCCTGCTGTCACCGTGGCTGTTGAGTGCAGGGAGAAAGATGCTCATGTGGAAGTCAAGAAGGACATGTTTGGGATTGGCCAACTCATCAATGCTGCTGACCTTACTCTGGGAACCTGCGGTGCTGTCGGGGAGGACAATGCTGCTCAAGTGTTGATTTATGAAGCTGAACTGCAAGACTGTGGCAGCACATTAATG atGACTGAGGAAGCCCTCATCTACTCCTTCATGCTTAACTATAATCCCCAACCTGTGGGGAGTGTCCCTGTAGTGAGGACCAGcagtgctgctgtaatagtggAATGCCACTATCCCAG GAAGCACAATGTGAGCAGCCTTCCCCTTGACCCCCTCTGGATTCCATTCTCTGCAACCAAGGTAGCAGAGGAGCTCTTGTACTTCACTCTGAAACTCATGACTG ATGATTGGCAGTATGAGAGGCCAGTCAATCAGTATTTCCTGGGAGACATGATTAATATTGAAGCTGTCGTGAAGCAGTACTTCCACGTCCCCCTGCGTGTCTATGTGGACAGCTGTGTGGCCACCCTATCTCATGATATCAACTCCAACCCCAGATATAAATTCATTGAAAACTATGG ATGTTTGGTTGATGCAAAGATCACAGGTTCTGCCTCCAAGTTCATGCCTCGCACTGCTGAGAACAAACTGCAATTCCAGTTGGAGGCCTTTAGATTCCAGGGTGCAAACAGTGGAATG CTCTACATTACCTGCCACTTGAAAGCATCCTCTGCTGCCTACACCATTGATAGTGAACATAGAGCTTGCTCCTTCATAAAtgg ATGGAAGGAGGCAAGTGGAGCTGATGGAGCTTGTGGCTCCTGTGACTCTGGTGCATATGGATCATCTGGCTCAGTGGCGGCTGAAATTGGTGCCAGCAGCTCTACTGGTGTTTGGCCTGGATTTGGATCTGGCACTGGCACTGGCACTGGCATCTCTCTGTCTAATCCTGGAAGGAAGAGCCGTGATGTGTCCCAGGTTCAAACCC TTGAATGGGAAGGAGATGTCACTCTGGGACCCATCCCCATTGGAGAAAGGGTGATTGCATAA
- the LOC115360397 gene encoding gastricsin-like, translating into MKCLVAVLVCVVLAEGIVKIPLVKNKSMREALREKGINLPYQDPALKYQPDEFAGSANMYINNYADTTYYGAISIGTPPQSFQVLFDTGSANLWVDSVYCNTQACNTHKKFNPQQSSTYSANGRSFYLPYGAGSLYGVFGYDTVNVGGIVIQNQEIGLSTNEPGQNFVVAKFDGILGLSYPSISAGGETPVMDNMISQNLLQANIFSFYLSRNEQQGSELSFGGVDNSKYQGQIYWTPVTSETYWQIGVDGFQINGRETGWCSQGCQSIVDTGTSMLTAPQQVLGYLMQAIGAQRSQYGMYMVNCNQIYNMPTLTFVISGVSFPLPPSAYIMQHYQNGYQFCTVGITPTYLPSRNGQPLWIFGDVFLREYYSVYDRTNNRVGFATAV; encoded by the exons ATGAAGTGTCTTGTTGCTGTTCTGGTCTGTGTGGTGCTTGCCGAGGGAATCGTCAA GATCCCTCTGGTGAAGAACAAGTCTATGCGTGAGGCCCTGAGAGAGAAAGGCATCAACCTGCCGTACCAGGACCCAGCTCTCAAATACCAGCCAGATGAGTTCGCCGGCTCCGCCAACATGTACATCAATAACTACGCTGAT ACCACCTACTATGGAGCCATCAGCATTGGAACCCCCCCACAGTCCTTCCAGGTGCTGTTTGACACCGGATCTGCCAATCTGTGGGTGGACTCCGTCTACTGCAACACTCAGGCCTGCA ACACGCACAAGAAGTTCAACCCCCAGCAGTCCTCCACCTACTCTGCCAATGGAAGGTCTTTCTACCTGCCCTATGGAGCTGGAAGTCTCTATGGAGTCTTTGGATATGACACTGTCAAC GTTGGCGGTATTGTAATCCAGAACCAGGAGATCGGTCTTAGCACAAACGAGCCAGGCCAGAACTTTGTGGTCGCCAAGTTTGATGGAATCCTCGGCCTGTCCTACCCAAGCATCTCAGCCGGAGGAGAGACCCCCGTCATGGACAACATGATCAGTCAGAACCTGCTGCAGGCCAACATCTTCTCTTTCTACCTCTCCAG GAATGAACAGCAGGGCAGTGAGCTGTCCTTTGGTGGAGTGGACAACAGCAAGTACCAGGGCCAGATCTACTGGACCCCCGTCACCTCCGAGACCTACTGGCAGATTGGCGTTGATGG ATTCCAGATCAATGGTCGGGAGACAGGCTGGTGCTCCCAGGGCTGCCAGTCCATTGTGGACACTGGAACCTCCATGCTGACCGCCCCACAGCAGGTGCTGGGATACCTCATGCAAGCTATTGGAGCCCAGAGAAGCCAGTATGGAATG TACATGGTGAACTGCAACCAGATATACAACATGCCAACTCTTACCTTCGTCATCAGTGGTGTTTCCttccccctgcctccctctgctTACATCATGCAG CACTACCAGAATGGATACCAGTTCTGCACCGTGGGCATCACCCCCACCTACCTGCCCTCTCGTAACGGCCAGCCCCTCTGGATCTTTGGAGACGTTTTCCTCAGGGAGTACTACTCCGTCTACGACCGCACCAACAACCGTGTCGGCTTTGCCACAGCTGTCTGA
- the LOC115361000 gene encoding zona pellucida sperm-binding protein 4-like — MAMKWISVCLVAVAVLGLSDAQYYKQPHQPQPPPPPKYTPQQHQPPKYTPPAPPKQPQRPQPPPPKYTPPQPQQPQQPQQPELPQQPQQPQLPQQPQQPQLPQQPQQPQQPQLPQQPQPPPKKPQTPPSESFHTCEVDNHYKIQCGPAGISASECDAINCCFDGQMCYYGKAVTLQCTKDAQFILVVARDATLPNIDLESVALLGEGQGCTPVGTTSAFAIYQFPVTACGTVMMEEPGVIIYENRMSSSYEVGVGPLGAITRDSTYELLFQCRYIGTSIEALVIEVNLVPPPPPVAAPGPLRVELRLANGQCTIKGCVEEDVAYSSFYTDADYPVTKVLRDPVYVEVRMLERTDPNLVLTLGRCWATCDSNPYSLPQWDLLIDGCPYSDDRYLTSLVPVDSSSGLAYPTHHRRFIFKMFTFVDQTTLVPLREKVYIHCNTAVCQPSAGNNCEPRCFRQRRDIAAAVQKTTRSETTMVSSGEVIMIDPTQTERS, encoded by the exons ATGGCGATGAAGTGGATTTCTGTTTGCCTTGTGGCAGTGGCCGTGCTTGGCTTGTCTGATGCACAATATTACAAGCAGCCGCAtcagcctcagcctcctccaccaccaaaGTACACGCCGCAGCAGCATCAGCCCCCGAAATACACACCACCAGCTCCACCGAAGCAGCCTCAGAGGCCACAGCCTCCACCCCCAAAGTACACGCCgccacagcctcagcagcctcagcagccacagcagccagaactgccacagcagccacagcagccacagctgccacagcagccacagcagccacagctgccacagcagccacagcagccacagcagccacagctgcCACAGCAGCCTCAACCTCCTCCAAAAAAGCCTCAAACGCCTCCTTCAGAATCATTTCATACCTGTGAGGTAGACAACCACTACAAGATACAGTGCGGACCAGCAGGCATCTCTGCCTCAGAGTGTGATGCTATCAACTGCTGCTTTGACGGACAGATGTGCTATTATGGCAAAGCTG TAACTCTCCAGTGCACCAAGGACGCCCAGTTTATTTTGGTGGTGGCCAGGGATGCCACTTTGCCCAACATTGACTTGGAGTCGGTTGCTCTTCTCGGAGAGGGTCAAGGCTGTACACCTGTCGGCACCACTTCAGCATTTGCTATCTACCAGTTCCCTGTCACTGCCTGTGGTACTGTCATGATG GAAGAGCCTGGTGTTATAATCTATGAGAACAGGATGTCCTCTTCATATGAGGTAGGAGTTGGACCTCTTGGAGCCATTACCAGGGACAGCACCTATGA gCTGCTTTTCCAGTGCAGATACATTGGCACATCAATTGAGGCTCTGGTCATTGAGGTCAACTTGGTTCCTCCACCACCCCCCGTGGCGGCTCCTGGACCCCTGCGTGTGGAGCTCAGGTTGGCCAACGGACAGTGTACTATCAAAGGATGTGTCGAAG AGGATGTTGCCTATAGCTCGTTCTACACCGATGCTGATTACCCTGTCACAAAGGTCCTGAGGGACCCTGTCTACGTGGAGGTACGAATGTTGGAAAGGACCGATCCTAATCTTGTTTTGACTCTTGGGCGCTGCTGGGCAACCTGTGACTCAAACCCCTACAGTCTTCCCCAGTGGGACTTGTTGATTGATGG ATGCCCCTACAGTGACGACCGTTACCTAACAAGCTTGGTTCCTGTTGACTCCTCATCAGGACTCGCGTATCCAACCCACCACAGACGTTTTATTTTCAAGATGTTCACGTTTGTGGATCAGACAACCTTAGTACCCCTGAGGGAAAAG GTGTATATCCACTGCAACACAGCAGTGTGCCAGCCCTCTGCCGGAAACAACTGTGAACCTAGGTGCTTCAGACAGA GGAGAgatattgctgctgctgtccagaAGACTACAAGATCCGAGACTACCATGGTTAGCAGTGGGGAAGTTATTATGATTGACCCAACTCAGACTGAGAGGTCCTAA